One region of Epilithonimonas zeae genomic DNA includes:
- the rimM gene encoding ribosome maturation factor RimM (Essential for efficient processing of 16S rRNA) gives MRKEDCYFLGTITRTHGLKGNVILKLDTDQPEMYNKLESIFVEVNGLLVPFFVEKQSWSKADTKIISFKNSSEALVNQSLGKGVYLPLSTLPPLTGKKFYYHEVIGFEIREADGKTCGNIVSINDQTAQNYFILDLAGKEIIIPIIRDWILEVNREEKFIQMFLPEGLMDVFLIPSKKDE, from the coding sequence ATGAGAAAAGAAGATTGCTATTTTTTAGGAACGATTACCAGAACACACGGATTAAAAGGGAATGTTATCTTAAAACTAGACACAGACCAACCTGAGATGTACAACAAGCTGGAATCGATTTTTGTGGAAGTCAATGGTCTATTGGTTCCTTTTTTTGTGGAAAAACAATCCTGGTCCAAAGCGGACACCAAAATTATATCTTTCAAAAATTCTTCCGAAGCTTTAGTTAATCAATCGCTTGGGAAAGGAGTTTACTTACCTCTTTCTACTCTACCGCCTTTGACTGGAAAAAAATTCTATTACCACGAAGTGATTGGTTTCGAAATCCGTGAAGCTGATGGAAAAACCTGTGGAAATATCGTTTCTATCAATGACCAGACTGCTCAGAATTACTTCATTCTTGACCTTGCAGGAAAAGAAATCATCATCCCGATTATCAGAGACTGGATTCTGGAAGTGAATCGTGAAGAGAAATTCATCCAAATGTTTTTACCGGAAGGATTGATGGACGTTTTCTTAATTCCTTCGAAAAAGGATGAATAA
- a CDS encoding helix-turn-helix domain-containing protein, which produces MKNLRNGEFFGQTNEKLNFDGLTITDTEYTHPYVDWHYHENPYFTFLLQGNMTEGNKKEIYDCSAGTLLYHHWEDAHYNIKPDIFTRGFHIEITEEWFRKFQVSKDNVEGSFNIKNPVFKLLIYQIFKESKLNDNSFELSINQTLLNLFSQLSKQKSSSEKKPIWVNQIDEILHESFTEKLNLTELSQTLNIHPMHLSRDFQKYFHCNLGEYIRKLKVEKSLILLNQNDSLSDVALECGFADQSHFNRCFKENIGITPLKFKNILKK; this is translated from the coding sequence ATGAAAAACCTTCGTAATGGCGAATTTTTTGGACAGACCAATGAAAAGCTCAACTTTGATGGATTGACCATTACGGATACCGAATACACGCATCCTTACGTCGATTGGCATTATCACGAGAATCCTTATTTTACGTTTTTGCTTCAGGGAAATATGACGGAAGGAAACAAGAAAGAAATCTATGATTGTTCTGCTGGAACTTTGCTTTACCATCATTGGGAAGACGCACATTACAACATCAAACCGGACATTTTCACCAGAGGTTTTCATATCGAAATTACGGAAGAATGGTTTAGAAAGTTTCAGGTTTCAAAGGATAATGTGGAAGGCAGTTTCAATATCAAAAATCCAGTTTTCAAATTATTGATTTACCAGATTTTCAAAGAATCAAAATTGAATGATAATTCTTTTGAATTGAGTATTAATCAAACTTTATTGAATCTTTTTAGCCAATTGTCCAAGCAGAAAAGCTCTTCTGAAAAGAAACCGATTTGGGTTAATCAGATAGATGAAATTCTTCACGAAAGTTTTACGGAAAAATTAAATCTAACAGAACTTTCCCAAACTCTGAATATTCATCCGATGCATCTCAGTCGGGATTTTCAGAAATATTTCCATTGTAATTTGGGCGAATATATCAGAAAACTGAAAGTCGAAAAATCATTAATTCTTCTCAATCAAAATGACTCTCTTTCCGATGTTGCCTTAGAATGTGGATTTGCAGACCAAAGTCATTTTAATCGTTGTTTCAAAGAAAATATCGGAATTACGCCATTGAAATTTAAAAATATTCTGAAAAAGTAG
- a CDS encoding 30S ribosomal protein S16, producing MSVKIRLQRHGSKGKPFFHIVVADARARRDGRFIEKLGTYNPITNPATIDLNVDSAVKWLNNGAQPTDTARAILSYKGALYKKHLQGGVAKGAFDEAEAEKRFAAWVEAKDAKVQGKVEGLSTAKADAKKAALEAEAKVNQARIDAAAKAEADAKAAEEAANAPAEEVATEEAATEEPTAEAEGTEETQA from the coding sequence ATGTCAGTAAAAATCAGATTACAAAGACACGGATCGAAAGGAAAACCTTTCTTCCACATCGTAGTTGCGGATGCAAGAGCTAGAAGAGATGGTAGATTCATCGAAAAATTAGGTACTTACAACCCAATTACAAACCCTGCAACTATCGACTTGAACGTTGATTCTGCTGTAAAGTGGTTAAACAACGGAGCTCAACCAACTGATACTGCAAGAGCTATCCTTTCTTACAAAGGTGCTTTGTACAAAAAACACCTTCAAGGTGGTGTTGCTAAAGGTGCTTTTGACGAGGCTGAAGCTGAGAAGAGATTCGCTGCTTGGGTTGAGGCTAAAGATGCTAAAGTACAAGGAAAAGTTGAAGGTTTATCAACTGCTAAAGCTGACGCTAAAAAAGCAGCTCTGGAAGCTGAGGCAAAAGTAAACCAAGCAAGAATTGATGCTGCTGCGAAAGCTGAAGCTGATGCAAAAGCTGCTGAGGAGGCTGCTAACGCGCCTGCTGAGGAAGTTGCAACAGAAGAAGCTGCTACTGAAGAACCAACTGCTGAGGCAGAAGGAACTGAAGAAACTCAGGCTTAA
- a CDS encoding serine hydrolase domain-containing protein → MKSIFLFLLIFVFGFSQSQTKNIVEPEKIANDVQKKHLNQILFLDKVVSIDNLQETDFLKTMTFQEDKDFDVRVFLDNSLVNYLHQLDNSLTIDELVKKGNYQFSFYVDGKLIYTENLNSGAGKMEDKKIKTNFRIPFLNMKNEDSWGRYLWMRFFFVNGGMDALDVGNHTLKIEIKPYLKNPDLKIGNVIASGEINLIVPKKNISEEQIAVQKIKPNSGWKVSDEKINQEKIRLLNQKIAENRFREITGIVVVKNEKLLLEEYFNGYERDSLNDTRSVGKSFSSALMGIAIKDGYIKNENQTLKDFYDLKQFKNYSPKKDSVTLKSLLTMSSAFDGNDEDYDSVGNEENMYPTDNWVKFTLDLPMTENKIGKTWHYFTAGVVVTGDILDKSVPKGLKDYADKKLFQPLGITNYKWQFTPQNKPSLAGGLRMRALDFAKFGQLYKNNGTWNGKRILEKNWIQKSFTNYFADNKKSEGYGYLFWRKLYKVGDKSFESYQSSGNGGNKIIIFKELPIVMVITAKAYNRPYAHSQADKIVQEYLLPAVLNE, encoded by the coding sequence ATGAAATCAATTTTTTTATTTCTCCTAATTTTTGTCTTCGGATTTTCTCAAAGTCAAACTAAAAATATCGTTGAGCCTGAAAAAATCGCGAACGATGTTCAGAAAAAGCATTTGAATCAAATTCTATTTTTAGATAAAGTAGTTTCAATTGACAATCTTCAGGAAACTGATTTTCTTAAAACAATGACTTTTCAGGAAGATAAAGATTTTGATGTTCGTGTTTTTTTGGATAATTCTTTGGTCAATTATCTTCATCAGCTTGATAATTCTTTGACCATTGATGAATTAGTTAAAAAAGGAAATTACCAATTCAGTTTCTATGTTGACGGAAAATTGATTTATACCGAAAATCTAAATTCCGGAGCGGGAAAAATGGAAGATAAAAAAATTAAAACCAATTTCAGAATTCCGTTTCTGAATATGAAAAATGAAGATTCTTGGGGAAGATATCTTTGGATGAGATTTTTCTTTGTAAATGGCGGAATGGACGCTTTGGATGTTGGAAACCATACTTTGAAAATCGAAATCAAACCGTACTTAAAAAATCCAGATTTGAAAATTGGAAACGTAATTGCTTCTGGCGAAATCAACTTAATTGTTCCAAAAAAGAATATTTCCGAAGAACAGATCGCTGTTCAAAAAATCAAACCAAATAGCGGTTGGAAAGTTTCTGATGAGAAAATCAATCAAGAAAAAATCAGACTTCTCAATCAGAAAATTGCTGAAAACAGATTCAGAGAGATTACAGGAATTGTTGTGGTTAAAAATGAAAAACTATTGCTGGAAGAATATTTCAACGGTTATGAAAGAGACAGTTTAAATGACACGCGTTCGGTTGGGAAATCCTTTTCTTCAGCTTTAATGGGAATTGCAATCAAAGACGGTTATATCAAAAATGAAAATCAAACTCTGAAAGATTTTTATGATTTGAAACAATTCAAGAATTATTCTCCGAAAAAAGATAGTGTTACGCTTAAAAGCTTATTGACAATGAGTTCTGCTTTTGACGGAAACGATGAAGATTATGATTCTGTAGGTAATGAGGAAAATATGTATCCAACGGATAATTGGGTGAAATTTACTTTGGATTTGCCAATGACTGAAAATAAGATTGGAAAAACTTGGCATTATTTCACCGCAGGAGTTGTTGTTACCGGAGATATTCTGGACAAATCTGTTCCTAAAGGTTTAAAGGATTATGCAGACAAAAAACTATTCCAACCACTTGGCATTACGAATTACAAATGGCAGTTCACACCTCAAAACAAACCTTCTTTAGCAGGCGGATTACGAATGCGAGCTTTAGATTTTGCTAAGTTCGGGCAGCTTTATAAAAATAACGGAACTTGGAACGGGAAAAGAATTTTGGAAAAGAATTGGATTCAGAAAAGCTTTACCAACTATTTCGCTGATAACAAAAAATCAGAAGGTTACGGTTATCTGTTTTGGCGAAAACTTTATAAAGTTGGCGACAAAAGTTTTGAATCTTATCAATCCAGCGGAAATGGCGGAAACAAAATTATCATTTTTAAGGAACTTCCAATTGTAATGGTCATCACTGCAAAAGCTTATAACAGACCTTATGCACATTCTCAAGCGGATAAAATTGTTCAGGAATATCTATTGCCAGCCGTTTTGAACGAGTGA